In one window of Streptomyces sp. NBC_01224 DNA:
- a CDS encoding bifunctional glycosyltransferase/CDP-glycerol:glycerophosphate glycerophosphotransferase, with translation MPRFSVIVPAYRVQAYLHESLDSVLTQSFEDFELIAVDDCSPDACGAVIDEFAARDQRVRALHLPENVGLGQARNAGIAQATGDYLIFLDSDDTLAPGALRAVADRIEETGEPDVLVYDYARTYWTGESVRNTFAEHLAETGPATFTLAGRPGLLKVLMVVWNKAYRRAFVEAEGFAFPPGYYEDTPWTYPVLLAARSIAVLDRVCVGYRQRRQGNILATTSRKHFDIFEQYDRVFAFIDARPELAPWRPVIFRRMLDHFCTLFTAPGRLPRRSRAEFFRRARTHCGRYRTPGAPAPRRARLRHGLIRLGAHRTYRALWTAQLLHGRLRKVTTAVRRVLRAAALRAYYRIQLRLPVQADRAVFAAYWHRGYACNPAAIEAKARELVPGLRTAWICRPEDAHTVPTATERLTPGTYGYWRALARSRYLVNNVNFDRRLVKRRGQVLLQTHHGTPLKTMGLDLQDRPAAARGMDFGRLLANVDKWDYSLSANQHSTLVWEKAYPSASASCATLEYGYPRNDVYQRATADDVARLRESIGIPEGTLALLYAPTHRDYRRDQHIALDLARVLRVLGPGFVILSRAHYSYGAPPVREPHPRIIDVSGHPCVEALALASDALITDYSSLMFDYANLDRPVVIHCDDREAYEAARGTYFDLLSCPPGAIAHSEDELLDVFATGHWCGTRSARLRAAFRERFCPYDDGHAAERVVRRVFLGDTSAQPPATPPALRRPAPAAGDPAQVPVSTPATATVPADRQASTGLGLAGAQPTNHP, from the coding sequence GTGCCCCGGTTCAGTGTCATCGTGCCCGCTTACCGGGTTCAGGCGTATCTGCACGAGAGCCTGGACTCGGTGCTGACCCAGTCCTTCGAGGACTTCGAGCTCATCGCGGTTGACGACTGCTCACCCGATGCCTGCGGCGCCGTCATCGACGAGTTCGCCGCCCGCGACCAACGGGTGCGGGCCCTGCATCTGCCGGAGAACGTGGGTCTGGGCCAGGCCCGTAACGCCGGGATCGCACAGGCCACCGGCGACTATCTGATCTTCCTGGACAGCGACGACACCCTCGCCCCCGGCGCCCTGCGGGCCGTCGCCGACCGGATCGAGGAGACCGGGGAACCGGACGTCCTGGTCTACGACTACGCCCGTACGTACTGGACGGGCGAGAGCGTACGCAACACCTTCGCCGAACACCTCGCCGAGACCGGCCCCGCCACCTTCACGCTCGCCGGCCGGCCCGGGCTGCTGAAGGTCCTGATGGTCGTCTGGAACAAGGCGTACCGCCGGGCGTTCGTCGAGGCCGAGGGATTCGCCTTCCCGCCCGGCTACTACGAGGACACGCCCTGGACGTACCCGGTGCTGCTGGCCGCCCGCTCGATCGCGGTACTCGACCGGGTGTGCGTCGGCTACCGGCAGCGGCGCCAGGGCAACATCCTGGCCACCACCAGCCGCAAGCACTTCGACATCTTCGAACAGTACGACCGGGTCTTCGCGTTCATCGACGCCCGCCCCGAACTCGCGCCCTGGCGACCGGTGATCTTCCGCAGGATGCTCGACCACTTCTGCACCCTGTTCACCGCCCCCGGCCGACTGCCGCGCCGCAGCCGCGCCGAGTTCTTCCGCCGCGCCCGCACCCATTGCGGCCGCTACCGCACTCCGGGCGCCCCCGCCCCGCGCCGCGCCCGGCTGCGCCACGGCCTGATCCGGCTGGGCGCGCACCGCACGTACCGTGCGCTGTGGACCGCGCAGTTGCTGCACGGCCGGCTGCGGAAGGTGACCACGGCTGTCCGCCGGGTGCTGCGGGCCGCCGCGCTCCGGGCGTACTACCGCATCCAGCTGCGGCTGCCCGTCCAGGCGGACCGGGCGGTGTTCGCGGCGTACTGGCACCGCGGCTACGCCTGCAATCCGGCCGCGATCGAGGCGAAGGCCCGCGAACTCGTCCCCGGCCTGCGGACCGCCTGGATCTGCCGCCCCGAGGACGCGCACACCGTGCCCACCGCAACAGAGCGGCTCACCCCCGGAACGTATGGCTACTGGCGGGCGCTGGCCCGCTCCAGGTATCTGGTGAACAACGTCAACTTCGACCGGCGGCTGGTCAAGCGACGCGGCCAGGTACTGCTCCAGACCCACCACGGCACACCGCTCAAGACCATGGGCCTCGACCTCCAGGACCGGCCTGCGGCGGCCCGCGGGATGGACTTCGGCCGGCTGCTCGCCAATGTCGACAAGTGGGATTACTCCCTCTCCGCGAACCAGCACTCCACCCTCGTCTGGGAGAAGGCCTATCCGTCGGCCTCCGCGAGCTGCGCGACGCTGGAGTACGGCTATCCGCGCAATGACGTCTACCAGCGGGCAACCGCCGACGACGTGGCGCGGCTGCGCGAGTCGATCGGCATCCCCGAGGGCACGCTGGCCCTGCTGTACGCGCCCACGCACCGCGACTACCGGCGCGACCAGCACATCGCGCTCGACCTGGCACGCGTGCTGCGGGTCCTCGGTCCGGGCTTTGTGATCCTGAGCCGCGCCCACTACTCGTACGGGGCTCCGCCGGTCCGCGAACCGCACCCGCGGATCATCGACGTCAGCGGCCACCCGTGCGTCGAGGCGCTCGCGCTCGCCTCGGACGCGCTGATCACGGACTACTCGTCGCTGATGTTCGACTACGCCAATCTGGACCGGCCCGTCGTCATCCACTGCGACGACCGCGAGGCGTACGAAGCGGCCCGCGGTACCTACTTCGACCTGCTCTCCTGCCCGCCCGGCGCGATCGCGCACAGCGAGGACGAACTGCTCGACGTCTTCGCGACCGGCCACTGGTGCGGCACCCGCTCCGCCCGGCTGCGCGCGGCGTTCCGGGAGCGTTTCTGTCCGTACGACGACGGGCACGCGGCGGAGCGGGTGGTGCGCCGGGTCTTCCTGGGCGACACGTCCGCGCAGCCGCCCGCGACTCCTCCGGCACTGCGGCGGCCCGCACCGGCGGCGGGCGACCCGGCGCAGGTCCCGGTCTCCACACCGGCCACGGCCACGGTCCCGGCGGACCGGCAGGCGTCCACGGGCCTCGGCCTCGCCGGAGCGCAGCCGACCAACCACCCCTGA
- a CDS encoding carbohydrate ABC transporter permease, with product MTTASNTATSTTAATEPVKAEQSLGARIAARAGGGVMRVFLILVGLFWLMPTIGLLLSSLRGADDIASTGWWKVFTAPSQLTFDNYSRLLDNSTITHSLLSTVMITVPATVLVVVIGSLAGYAFAWMEFPGRDWWFLVVVGLLVVPVQVALVPVSKLFGAVGIFETTFGVIIFHTAFGLPFAIFLLRNFFAEIPRELLEAARLDGAGEIRLFTRVVMPLGGPAIASLGIFQFLWVWNDMLVALIFADSGSPPITVALQQQVRQFGNNIDVLAPGAFVSMVIPLAVFFAFQRQFVSGVMAGAVK from the coding sequence CGAACAGTCCCTCGGCGCACGCATCGCCGCCCGCGCCGGCGGCGGTGTGATGAGGGTCTTCCTCATCCTGGTGGGCCTGTTCTGGCTGATGCCGACCATCGGGCTGCTGCTGTCCTCGCTGCGCGGTGCGGACGACATCGCGTCGACCGGCTGGTGGAAGGTCTTCACGGCCCCGTCCCAGCTCACCTTCGACAACTACTCCCGGCTGCTGGACAATTCGACCATCACCCACTCCCTCCTCAGCACGGTCATGATCACCGTCCCGGCGACCGTCCTGGTCGTCGTGATCGGTTCACTGGCCGGATACGCCTTCGCCTGGATGGAGTTCCCCGGCCGCGACTGGTGGTTCCTCGTGGTCGTGGGGCTGTTGGTGGTTCCGGTGCAGGTCGCCCTGGTCCCCGTCTCCAAGCTCTTCGGCGCGGTCGGGATCTTCGAGACGACCTTCGGCGTGATCATCTTCCACACGGCCTTCGGTCTGCCCTTCGCGATCTTCCTGCTGCGGAACTTCTTCGCGGAGATCCCGAGGGAGCTGCTGGAGGCGGCCCGGCTCGACGGGGCGGGCGAGATCCGGCTCTTCACCCGGGTCGTGATGCCGCTGGGCGGTCCGGCGATCGCCTCGCTCGGGATCTTCCAGTTCCTCTGGGTGTGGAACGACATGCTGGTCGCACTGATCTTCGCGGACTCCGGCTCCCCGCCGATCACGGTGGCGCTGCAGCAGCAGGTACGGCAGTTCGGCAACAACATCGACGTGCTGGCGCCCGGCGCCTTCGTGTCGATGGTCATTCCGCTTGCGGTCTTCTTCGCCTTCCAGCGTCAGTTCGTCTCCGGCGTGATGGCGGGCGCGGTGAAGTAG